The following are encoded together in the Babylonia areolata isolate BAREFJ2019XMU chromosome 18, ASM4173473v1, whole genome shotgun sequence genome:
- the LOC143291963 gene encoding uncharacterized protein LOC143291963, with amino-acid sequence MSTWVNTVLLSFGKALLISLSILIGSCCLRFLYRFWTRRLGCKHPSVDDLSESYKYEMELQAVQEMSHRTTSSCSHAHDAHSEMELPPSPGANTSCPPYNSNCLYPDKPRYDDFSVSDSYSGKWSTNNIITPDGEDTTTDADLTSVAGETTTMCSVLTSNEEQQQYYDTASAAHTAEPSPQPPAPGFPKLSPLPPPAPKPPAAELHQDYQNYKADTVVRPLPRPPAARPRKQHDRGTELFLSQYYKSLEHERTTSNSRSPPPPL; translated from the exons CACGTGGGTGAACACAGTGCTGCTGTCGTTCGGCAAAGCTCTGCTGATCAGCCTCAGCATTCTCATCGGCTCCTGCTGCCTCCGCTTCCTCTACCGTTTCTGGACCAGGCGTCTGGGATGCAAGCACCCTTCAG TTGACGATCTGTCGGAGAGTTACAAATACGAGATGGAGTTGCAGGCCGTGCAGGAAATGAGTCATCGGACGACGTCATCCTGCTCGCACGCGCATGACGCGCACTCCGAGATGGAGTTGCCTCCCTCACCAGGCGCCAACACGAGTTGCCCCCCTTACAACAGCAACTGCCTATATCCGGATAAGCCTCGCTATGACGATTTTTCTGTGTCGGACAGTTACAGCGGAAAATGGTCAACCAACA ACATCATCACCCCGGACGGAGAAGACACGACGACGGACGCCGACCTGACGTCAGTGGCAGGGGAGACTACCACCATGTGCAGCGTGCTGACGAGCAACGAGGAACAGCAGCAGTACTACGACACGGCGTCGGCAGCACACACGGCGGAACCATCCCCTCAGCCCCCTGCCCCTGGCTTCCCCaagctttcccccctccctcctccagccccGAAGCCCCCAGCGGCGGAGCTGCACCAGGACTACCAGAACTACAAGGCAGACACTGTAGTGAGGCCGCTGCCCCGACCTCCGGCGGCCAGACCGCGGAAGCAGCACGACCGGGGCACGGAGCTCTTCCTGTCGCAGTATTACAAGTCCTTGGAACATGAACGAACCACCAGCAACAGCCGCTCCCCTCCGCCGCCTCTCTGA